From the genome of Bradyrhizobium elkanii USDA 76, one region includes:
- a CDS encoding Dabb family protein, with product MIRHIVFFTAKDEAGIDQIVEGLSILTSIPYARRLEIALNRKSDQLGNDIDVVVYGEFDSESDLAAYKSHDLYREAIRRVRPLRELRLAADYEPSTDVHFAGMSGLAQIARPRRPPGRG from the coding sequence ATGATTCGTCACATTGTCTTCTTCACAGCCAAGGATGAGGCCGGTATCGACCAGATCGTCGAAGGTCTGTCGATACTCACCTCAATACCTTATGCGCGCCGGCTCGAGATTGCGCTCAACCGCAAGAGCGATCAACTCGGCAACGATATCGACGTCGTTGTGTATGGTGAGTTCGACAGCGAGAGCGATCTGGCTGCATACAAATCGCACGATTTGTATCGAGAAGCGATCCGGCGCGTACGACCACTCCGGGAGCTGCGGCTTGCCGCTGACTACGAGCCATCAACAGATGTGCATTTCGCCGGGATGTCAGGGTTAGCCCAGATAGCACGGCCCAGGCGACCACCTGGCCGCGGATAA
- the pabB gene encoding aminodeoxychorismate synthase component I, which translates to MHVLEMPWIDPVKALRCFAQRPHLTFLDSAAEHEVLGRYSYLACEPFSTYFVSDGQASWNGKIVAGDPWAVLRNLLARYREAHRPDLPPFQGGAAGFLGYDLNRTLERLPRPSIVGLQLPQAVLNFYDVVVSFDHRDRKCWIVSTGWPEQDSARRTERARRRADEFAALLVRPRLPPLTIPSTAGAWHSNFGREGFIAAVQRVVELILAGDIFQANIAQRFSAKISPLFDPLTFYCQLRLSNPAPFAALLRYDKMTIASSSPERFLKLDGRQVETRPIKGTIARAVDPKEDRRRAEILLASEKDRAENIMIVDLLRNDLSRVCTDNSVEVTALCNLESYASVHHLVSVVRGALAANQDAVGLLRACFPGGSVTGAPKVRAMEIIADIEQVAREVYCGAIGFIGFSGQMDTNIAIRTVMIDDDQAVFHAGGGITAMSDPEAEYEETLAKAQRLFDAFNADPSGVF; encoded by the coding sequence ATGCACGTCCTGGAGATGCCGTGGATTGATCCAGTCAAGGCGTTGCGATGCTTTGCGCAGCGGCCGCACCTTACCTTTCTCGATAGTGCGGCAGAGCATGAGGTGCTTGGGCGCTACTCCTATCTGGCCTGCGAGCCGTTCAGCACATATTTTGTGTCGGATGGACAGGCTAGTTGGAACGGGAAGATCGTTGCTGGTGATCCATGGGCCGTCCTCCGCAACCTTCTAGCCAGATATCGAGAGGCGCATCGCCCCGATCTCCCGCCGTTCCAGGGCGGCGCTGCCGGCTTCCTTGGTTACGATCTGAACCGAACGCTGGAGCGGCTGCCGCGGCCGTCGATTGTCGGTCTGCAATTGCCTCAAGCGGTACTAAATTTCTATGACGTGGTGGTCAGTTTCGATCACCGGGACCGCAAGTGCTGGATCGTCTCGACCGGATGGCCGGAGCAGGACTCCGCTCGGCGAACCGAGCGTGCGCGCCGTCGCGCCGACGAGTTTGCGGCGCTGCTAGTCAGGCCAAGGTTGCCGCCGCTCACCATTCCCAGCACTGCGGGCGCATGGCATTCGAACTTTGGCCGAGAAGGCTTCATCGCGGCGGTCCAGCGCGTCGTCGAGTTGATTCTGGCCGGGGATATATTCCAAGCGAACATCGCACAACGCTTTAGTGCCAAGATATCGCCCCTGTTCGATCCCCTCACCTTCTATTGCCAGCTGCGGTTATCGAACCCGGCACCATTCGCTGCCCTCTTGCGCTACGACAAGATGACGATTGCATCGAGCTCTCCTGAGCGGTTTCTGAAGCTCGACGGACGACAGGTCGAAACTCGCCCCATCAAGGGAACAATCGCGCGCGCCGTGGATCCGAAGGAAGATCGGCGCCGCGCCGAAATCCTCCTTGCATCCGAAAAGGACCGCGCCGAGAATATCATGATCGTCGACCTGCTGCGCAACGATCTGTCTCGCGTTTGTACGGACAATTCGGTCGAGGTTACGGCATTATGCAACCTCGAATCCTACGCTTCAGTGCACCACCTCGTCTCGGTTGTCAGGGGCGCACTTGCTGCAAATCAAGACGCCGTCGGTCTGCTTCGCGCCTGCTTTCCAGGCGGCTCCGTGACCGGAGCTCCGAAGGTGCGAGCAATGGAAATCATTGCGGACATTGAGCAAGTGGCGCGAGAGGTCTATTGCGGGGCGATTGGCTTCATCGGATTCAGTGGACAGATGGATACCAACATTGCGATCCGCACCGTAATGATTGACGACGACCAGGCTGTGTTTCATGCAGGGGGCGGAATAACGGCGATGTCGGATCCGGAAGCCGAATATGAAGAGACGCTTGCCAAGGCCCAGCGACTGTTCGATGCCTTTAATGCCGATCCGTCCGGTGTATTTTGA
- a CDS encoding anthranilate synthase component II produces the protein MIFIIDNYDSFVFNIARYFRKLGAETKVVRNDAIRCADLVAFKPRAIVISPGPCTPMEAGISTAVVRELSGHIPILGICLGHQCIGSVFGGRVVRARCPMHGRASDIAHDGRGLFKELPSPLSVGRYHSLAIELGEADASPLAVTARSNEGEIMALSHRHHPTHGLQFHPESVLTDQGDALLMNFLRLAESFRA, from the coding sequence TTGATCTTCATCATCGACAATTACGACTCCTTCGTTTTCAATATTGCGCGCTACTTCCGCAAGCTTGGTGCAGAAACCAAAGTTGTCCGGAATGACGCGATCCGCTGCGCCGATCTTGTTGCGTTCAAGCCACGGGCGATCGTCATCTCTCCCGGCCCCTGCACACCAATGGAGGCCGGGATATCCACAGCGGTTGTCCGCGAACTTTCGGGCCACATCCCAATTCTCGGCATCTGTCTTGGGCACCAGTGTATTGGGAGCGTTTTCGGCGGCCGGGTTGTGCGCGCCCGTTGTCCGATGCACGGCCGGGCTTCCGACATAGCTCACGATGGCCGAGGATTATTCAAAGAGCTCCCGTCTCCACTTTCTGTTGGACGCTACCATTCTCTGGCGATTGAACTCGGTGAGGCGGACGCGTCGCCTCTCGCGGTGACAGCCCGTTCAAATGAAGGTGAAATTATGGCTTTGTCCCATCGGCATCACCCAACCCACGGCCTGCAGTTCCACCCGGAGTCAGTACTTACCGATCAAGGTGACGCGCTGCTTATGAATTTCTTGCGCTTAGCGGAGAGTTTCCGAGCGTGA
- a CDS encoding TIGR02677 family protein: MRVDARELFKHVTAEKSELYRKIMDAFAAAKRQFRLHLRPDEVLGEAQWNAAPPRIEDLQGALAQLTEWGNLESQPDTARVASISDFYRARFLYRLSEGGEAVESALAVFSQALRRRAELQSVALEDIAKQLQVLRNLAQEPVFDAAKIHETLRDLVRVFEGLAENAQAFMVSIGRSIELQHSDTNAIIAYKKRLIDYLDRFIGDLVSRSGGIAQHLVALDPVISPLLQQASQRESRDAAPVQENEQEKPSTQSLDAWTERWKGLRGWFVSAGNDPPQGEVLRSRARSAIPHLLAVIAALNERRSGRSDRSADFRVLAHWFADCASEDEAHRLARAAFALNPARHFLIGAETSDLPATTPWNDAPPVRIHPRLREYGEMAPRGPLPRVQDRQAERERLQAQLTEEDREIQEARARLASGEPTRLSEFGELDRHGFQLFLTLLGETLPAQTHPDEVVERQTGDGLLRVRLEPLDADSTAEIATETGLFTGRDHLLTVTSMEARHE; the protein is encoded by the coding sequence ATGAGAGTTGATGCACGTGAGCTATTCAAACATGTCACCGCCGAAAAGTCCGAACTCTATCGGAAGATCATGGATGCGTTCGCCGCGGCCAAGCGACAGTTCCGTCTCCATCTCAGACCCGACGAAGTTCTTGGTGAAGCGCAGTGGAATGCCGCACCTCCCAGGATCGAAGATCTTCAGGGCGCATTGGCGCAACTAACCGAATGGGGCAATCTCGAGTCGCAGCCTGACACGGCCCGTGTCGCTAGCATCAGCGATTTCTATCGTGCGCGTTTCCTCTATCGTCTTTCTGAAGGCGGGGAGGCGGTCGAGTCAGCCCTTGCTGTATTCAGCCAAGCACTAAGGCGGCGAGCCGAGCTGCAGAGCGTTGCGCTCGAAGACATCGCAAAGCAGCTGCAGGTTCTACGAAACCTCGCGCAAGAACCGGTGTTCGACGCCGCGAAAATTCATGAGACGCTGCGTGATTTGGTTCGAGTCTTCGAAGGTCTCGCCGAAAACGCCCAAGCGTTCATGGTTAGCATCGGACGCAGCATCGAGCTTCAACATTCGGATACAAACGCAATTATCGCCTACAAGAAGAGATTGATTGACTATCTTGATCGATTCATCGGTGACCTTGTCAGCCGCTCGGGTGGTATTGCGCAGCATCTTGTCGCGCTTGACCCAGTCATTAGCCCCCTTCTGCAGCAGGCGTCACAACGCGAATCGCGAGACGCGGCTCCTGTACAAGAAAACGAACAGGAAAAGCCTTCAACGCAGTCGCTTGATGCTTGGACAGAGCGATGGAAGGGACTGCGAGGATGGTTTGTCAGCGCGGGAAATGATCCGCCGCAAGGCGAAGTGTTAAGATCGAGGGCTCGATCTGCTATCCCGCATCTGCTCGCGGTCATCGCTGCATTGAACGAACGCCGCAGCGGTCGCAGCGATCGATCCGCGGACTTTCGTGTCCTTGCCCATTGGTTTGCGGATTGCGCCAGCGAGGACGAGGCACATCGGCTTGCCCGCGCTGCGTTCGCACTCAATCCGGCCCGGCACTTCCTGATCGGCGCGGAAACAAGCGATCTGCCGGCTACGACGCCTTGGAATGATGCTCCGCCCGTGCGCATACACCCGCGCTTGCGCGAATATGGCGAGATGGCTCCGCGTGGCCCGCTCCCGCGCGTGCAGGACCGTCAAGCCGAGCGAGAACGACTCCAGGCGCAATTGACGGAAGAAGATCGTGAAATCCAGGAGGCGCGCGCGCGGCTCGCGAGCGGCGAGCCCACGCGTCTGTCCGAGTTCGGCGAGCTCGATCGTCACGGGTTCCAGCTGTTTCTCACCCTGCTAGGTGAAACGCTTCCAGCGCAGACGCACCCCGACGAGGTTGTCGAACGACAAACTGGCGACGGCCTGTTGCGGGTTCGCCTGGAGCCGCTCGACGCAGACTCGACTGCAGAGATCGCAACCGAAACAGGGCTGTTCACCGGTCGCGACCACCTTCTCACCGTGACGTCCATGGAAGCGCGACATGAGTAG
- a CDS encoding TIGR02678 family protein: MSSVTEQQDGQIRRGDAGRPDGKATRVQSQHIGLHQARYVREEISTALRALLMTPLMTSAHPDFTAVRRHSETLREWFARETGWILNVERDCARLFKRPADLLDSTRGFPDYDRRRYILFCLACAVLERADPQITLRVLGDRLLAFAAEPSLNAFAFSFTLQTHHERRELVAVCRHLLDIGVLVRVAGEEEGFVHHISETSEHLHDALYDIQRRVLAGILAAVRGPSTWAAEEAPRDVEQRLQSLTAEHVPDSDDGRRTATRRDLSRRLLDDPVVYTDSLDPVTRAYFLNQRGPMGARLAEAAGLVPEQRAEGLALADETGTLTDLSMPAEGTEAHVTLLVAEHLAGTLRDGGEPEHQISTEVDITNFIERARERYGRYWRKSAREPGTQRELARIALERLRKLRLISMSANGVRPLPAISRFAVGQAEIREAGTARKSAGQQDHDAQ, encoded by the coding sequence ATGAGTAGCGTGACGGAACAGCAGGACGGTCAAATCCGGCGTGGCGACGCCGGACGCCCGGATGGCAAGGCGACCCGCGTCCAGAGCCAGCACATTGGACTGCATCAAGCACGCTACGTGCGAGAGGAGATTTCAACCGCGCTTCGCGCTCTCTTAATGACACCGCTGATGACGTCAGCGCATCCTGATTTCACGGCTGTACGTCGACATTCCGAAACCCTCAGAGAATGGTTCGCGCGCGAAACGGGATGGATACTGAATGTCGAGCGCGACTGCGCTCGTCTTTTCAAGCGTCCTGCTGATCTTCTCGATTCCACGCGTGGCTTCCCGGATTACGATAGACGCCGCTATATCCTGTTCTGCTTGGCGTGCGCCGTCCTTGAGCGCGCTGATCCGCAGATCACGCTCCGCGTTCTTGGCGATCGGCTGCTTGCATTCGCCGCGGAGCCTTCACTGAATGCCTTTGCCTTCAGTTTTACGCTGCAGACGCACCACGAACGACGCGAACTTGTGGCCGTCTGTCGCCATCTTTTAGACATTGGTGTTCTCGTTCGCGTCGCGGGTGAGGAAGAGGGCTTCGTGCATCACATTTCCGAGACTTCCGAACATCTGCATGATGCGCTCTATGACATCCAGCGTCGCGTCCTTGCCGGGATTCTTGCCGCAGTACGCGGTCCTTCAACATGGGCCGCAGAAGAAGCGCCGCGGGATGTAGAACAGCGGTTGCAATCCCTTACCGCTGAACATGTGCCGGACAGCGACGACGGCCGCAGGACCGCTACACGGCGTGACCTGTCGCGACGCCTCCTCGACGATCCGGTCGTGTACACCGACTCACTCGATCCAGTGACGCGCGCGTACTTCTTAAATCAGCGTGGCCCGATGGGAGCTCGCCTTGCGGAAGCTGCTGGTCTCGTTCCCGAACAGCGCGCGGAGGGATTGGCGCTTGCTGACGAGACCGGAACGCTCACCGATCTTTCCATGCCGGCGGAAGGCACCGAGGCGCACGTCACGCTCCTGGTAGCCGAGCATCTTGCGGGTACGCTCCGCGATGGAGGCGAGCCTGAACATCAGATCTCAACTGAAGTCGACATCACGAATTTCATAGAGAGGGCGCGAGAACGCTATGGCCGTTATTGGCGAAAATCTGCACGGGAACCAGGCACGCAGCGTGAACTGGCACGTATCGCATTGGAGCGGTTGCGCAAGCTTCGTCTGATCTCTATGTCGGCGAACGGTGTCCGTCCGTTGCCTGCAATAAGTCGCTTCGCCGTCGGACAGGCGGAGATTCGGGAGGCCGGCACGGCGCGCAAATCAGCCGGCCAGCAAGATCACGATGCGCAATAA
- a CDS encoding TIGR02680 family protein yields the protein MRNNGAQPDLPAPARERWQPLRLGLVDLFHYDSEEFWFRDGHLLLRGNNGTGKSKVLSLSLPFLFDAQLKSSRVEPDGDATKKMAWNLLLGKHERRMGYTWIEFGRLSEDGQPRYLTLGSGLLAVAARPNVDSWFFILDGQRIGEDVWLTSPQRVVLTKEKLRETLADHGQVYDTAASYRRAVDEHLFQLGHARYSALMDTLIQLRQPQLSKKPDEGSLSAALTEALPPLSTDLLTDVADAFNQLEEDRRQLQDYQALARYVGQFTDRYRTYARTQTRRQARGLRSAQTGFDNASRAANEARSELAALEAAEEEANGAHSAAEEIVATNRTRWEVLLSDPANKDANRLDSAAREASDRKREAEQADARSTASKSRFVSEQGATFERGERLASIGGQVLDVRKAALPLAQLSGTDQQWNQGLLTGSDIAELAELNELACEAAKSDLRQIIERRRGQVAHVRSLRGAVDEAERDHDAKDRSHQERQEEAKAAQARRDAADQAVESEGRAHLDAWATHFGTLQQLTLRDAQGSLNLLATWVVTLEGENPARGSLQEAQQVASERLATRRSALVAERRAIENEEADLTAERERLEKGVDAVPSIPPFRAAGVRVDRRGAPLWQLVDFHERLDASERAGLEAALEASGLLDAWVEPDGTVHIPSGPRRLHDTELVGRPCQVETLAHWLQPAGDQVSADIVTSLLLGMSCTEQDSGEAETWLSPTGCFRIGALSGAWSKPVAIYIGYAARAAARARRLEAISVRLEELAQARAALEDRFSEQARDQERAAEEWRGAPGDDSLRACHAEVTSAAREFTSASGRLEQAAQRLAESVERRSSARSILHKDAQDLHLPDDYAQLNAVDTTLAQLTEKVFALAHAARELRQAQSELLKQQNRERDAKQEADANIAHAIEQGRNASEARIRLETLQETVGAKVAELQAKLETARTALELSEADLKRKGAIARSASEERARAEQKVTSADELLQERIAGRQQAVARLQGFAATDLLPIALPEIDLPDSRAAWTIEPALTLARRAEQALSDVPHDDEAWKRIQSHLSVDYTELSRALSALGHQAQMDQTADYGLVVTVVYQNRPERPDRLTERLKYEIAQRRELLTAREREILENHLQAEIAAAIQRLMQDAARKVDAINEELYKRPTSTGVRFRLQWLPLAEGAEGAPVGLDAARKRLLNTSTDLWSPEDRSVVGAMLQDRIDIERANADSTTGGSLLDQLSRALDYRHWHRFTVQRWQDKQWRKLSGPASSGERALGLTVPLFAAVASFYSQSGSPHSPRLVLLDEVFAGIDDSARAHCMALIREFDLDFVVTSEREWGCYAELPGVSICHLQRIENIDAVHVSRWTWDGRAKQRENDPNRRFAGA from the coding sequence ATGCGCAATAACGGAGCCCAGCCGGACCTGCCCGCTCCCGCCCGCGAGCGGTGGCAGCCGCTTCGCCTCGGATTGGTCGATCTCTTTCACTACGACAGCGAGGAGTTCTGGTTTCGCGATGGACACCTGCTGCTTCGTGGGAACAACGGGACCGGAAAGTCCAAGGTGCTCTCCTTGTCGCTTCCATTTCTGTTTGATGCCCAGCTGAAATCGTCCAGAGTCGAACCGGACGGCGACGCGACGAAGAAGATGGCCTGGAATCTGCTGCTCGGGAAGCACGAGCGCCGGATGGGTTACACCTGGATTGAATTCGGGCGCTTGTCAGAGGACGGACAGCCACGGTATCTCACTCTGGGCAGTGGTTTGTTGGCGGTCGCGGCACGGCCGAACGTCGATAGCTGGTTCTTCATTCTTGACGGTCAGCGCATTGGTGAAGACGTGTGGCTCACGAGCCCGCAGCGTGTTGTGCTGACCAAGGAGAAGCTTCGAGAGACGCTGGCCGATCATGGGCAAGTCTACGACACGGCGGCCAGCTATCGCCGTGCGGTGGACGAACATCTCTTCCAATTGGGTCATGCGCGCTATTCGGCGTTGATGGACACACTGATCCAGCTTCGGCAACCGCAGCTATCGAAAAAGCCGGATGAAGGCAGTTTGTCGGCCGCGTTGACGGAAGCACTCCCTCCCCTGTCCACCGATCTTTTGACCGACGTGGCCGATGCGTTCAATCAACTTGAGGAAGACCGTCGCCAGCTGCAGGACTACCAAGCGCTCGCTCGTTATGTCGGTCAATTTACGGATCGGTATCGGACTTACGCTAGGACGCAAACACGACGACAGGCGCGAGGCCTGCGTAGCGCGCAAACAGGCTTCGACAATGCCAGTCGTGCAGCTAATGAAGCTCGCTCTGAGCTCGCAGCTCTAGAAGCGGCGGAGGAAGAGGCTAATGGCGCCCATAGCGCTGCAGAAGAGATCGTGGCCACAAACCGAACGCGCTGGGAAGTGCTGCTATCTGACCCGGCGAACAAGGACGCAAATCGACTGGATTCTGCCGCAAGAGAAGCGAGCGATCGCAAACGTGAGGCCGAACAGGCCGACGCAAGGTCAACGGCATCGAAGAGCCGCTTTGTCAGCGAACAAGGCGCTACATTTGAACGGGGCGAACGCCTCGCCAGCATAGGCGGCCAGGTACTTGACGTTAGAAAGGCCGCCTTGCCGCTCGCTCAGCTCAGTGGCACCGACCAACAGTGGAACCAGGGACTTCTGACCGGGTCGGATATCGCCGAGCTCGCTGAATTGAACGAGCTGGCTTGCGAAGCTGCAAAAAGCGATCTGCGGCAAATCATTGAGCGACGTCGTGGACAGGTTGCGCATGTGAGGAGTCTACGGGGAGCCGTCGACGAGGCCGAGCGGGATCATGACGCGAAGGATCGGTCACATCAGGAGCGGCAGGAGGAAGCGAAGGCAGCCCAGGCCCGACGTGATGCAGCGGATCAGGCCGTGGAAAGTGAGGGACGTGCACATCTTGATGCCTGGGCGACGCACTTTGGTACGCTGCAGCAATTGACGTTGCGAGATGCACAAGGATCGCTGAACTTGCTCGCGACGTGGGTTGTTACCCTGGAGGGGGAGAACCCGGCGCGCGGTTCGTTGCAAGAAGCTCAGCAGGTCGCCAGCGAGCGCCTCGCCACGCGCCGTTCGGCGCTCGTCGCTGAACGACGGGCAATCGAGAACGAAGAGGCGGATCTAACGGCCGAGCGTGAGCGCCTTGAAAAAGGCGTGGACGCTGTACCGTCCATTCCGCCATTTCGCGCGGCGGGGGTTCGAGTTGACCGCCGTGGCGCGCCTCTGTGGCAGCTGGTTGATTTCCACGAGCGTCTTGATGCCTCGGAGCGCGCCGGCCTCGAAGCCGCACTTGAGGCATCGGGACTTCTCGATGCATGGGTCGAGCCTGACGGAACTGTGCACATTCCGAGTGGGCCGCGACGGCTCCATGATACGGAACTGGTAGGACGTCCGTGTCAGGTGGAAACGTTGGCGCACTGGCTGCAGCCTGCGGGAGATCAAGTCTCGGCGGACATTGTCACAAGCCTGCTACTTGGCATGAGCTGCACGGAGCAAGATAGCGGCGAGGCGGAGACCTGGCTATCGCCGACCGGATGCTTCCGAATTGGCGCGCTCTCCGGCGCCTGGTCCAAACCCGTTGCAATCTATATAGGTTATGCTGCCCGCGCCGCGGCTCGCGCGCGCCGGCTTGAGGCTATCTCGGTCAGGCTTGAGGAGCTCGCTCAAGCACGAGCTGCTCTGGAAGATCGTTTTTCGGAGCAAGCGCGCGACCAAGAGCGTGCCGCGGAGGAGTGGCGTGGTGCCCCTGGAGACGATTCATTGCGAGCCTGCCACGCCGAAGTAACATCGGCTGCCCGTGAATTTACCTCGGCTTCCGGTCGGCTCGAGCAAGCCGCGCAAAGACTGGCGGAATCTGTCGAGCGCCGAAGCAGTGCGCGCTCGATCCTGCATAAGGACGCTCAGGACCTGCATCTTCCCGACGACTACGCTCAATTGAACGCCGTCGACACCACGCTTGCGCAGCTGACGGAAAAGGTATTTGCGCTCGCTCATGCGGCTCGCGAGTTGCGCCAGGCTCAATCGGAATTGCTGAAACAACAGAACCGTGAACGAGATGCCAAACAAGAAGCGGACGCAAATATTGCGCACGCAATCGAGCAGGGGCGCAATGCCAGCGAGGCGAGGATACGGCTGGAGACGCTGCAAGAAACCGTAGGCGCGAAGGTTGCCGAATTACAAGCCAAGCTTGAGACCGCCCGAACCGCGCTCGAGCTCAGCGAAGCTGATTTGAAGAGAAAGGGAGCAATTGCCCGAAGCGCGAGTGAGGAACGGGCGCGGGCGGAGCAAAAAGTGACCTCAGCCGACGAGCTATTGCAGGAGCGGATTGCAGGGCGTCAACAAGCCGTTGCTCGATTGCAGGGATTTGCTGCAACCGACCTTCTGCCGATCGCCCTTCCTGAAATTGACCTACCTGACTCTCGAGCAGCGTGGACGATTGAGCCGGCGCTGACGCTCGCGCGCCGAGCCGAACAGGCCCTATCAGACGTTCCGCATGATGATGAGGCGTGGAAGCGGATCCAAAGTCATCTCTCTGTGGATTACACCGAACTCAGCCGCGCCCTTAGCGCGCTCGGTCACCAGGCGCAAATGGACCAAACGGCCGACTATGGACTGGTGGTCACTGTCGTCTATCAAAATCGGCCGGAAAGGCCGGATCGGCTTACGGAACGGCTCAAGTATGAAATTGCTCAGCGTCGAGAGCTGCTGACGGCACGCGAGCGAGAGATACTGGAAAATCACCTCCAGGCCGAGATTGCCGCGGCGATCCAGCGATTGATGCAGGATGCAGCTCGGAAAGTCGATGCCATCAACGAGGAGCTGTACAAGCGACCAACGTCGACCGGAGTCCGCTTCAGGCTGCAGTGGCTTCCGCTGGCCGAGGGGGCCGAGGGGGCGCCCGTTGGATTGGATGCTGCCCGAAAGCGGCTGTTGAACACAAGCACGGATCTTTGGAGTCCCGAGGACCGCAGCGTGGTCGGAGCCATGTTGCAGGATCGAATCGATATCGAGCGGGCGAATGCGGATTCGACGACGGGCGGTAGCCTTCTCGATCAATTGAGCCGAGCTCTCGACTATCGTCATTGGCACCGGTTCACCGTCCAACGTTGGCAGGACAAGCAGTGGCGCAAGCTGTCCGGGCCTGCATCGAGCGGCGAACGCGCGCTTGGCCTGACGGTCCCGTTGTTCGCGGCGGTCGCCAGCTTTTATAGCCAGAGCGGCTCGCCCCACTCTCCGCGCCTCGTGTTGCTCGACGAGGTTTTTGCCGGCATTGACGATTCTGCGCGGGCCCACTGCATGGCATTGATTCGTGAGTTCGACCTCGATTTCGTCGTAACAAGCGAACGCGAGTGGGGGTGCTATGCTGAACTACCCGGCGTCTCGATCTGCCACCTTCAGAGAATTGAGAATATCGATGCAGTACACGTCTCCCGTTGGACCTGGGATGGCCGCGCCAAGCAGCGTGAAAATGATCCAAATCGAAGGTTTGCAGGCGCATGA
- a CDS encoding TIGR02679 family protein encodes MIDGDGRLQRLLGGDALAPLRKRLRQRFERGPVDGKIQGLRLSNLSSAEHAALAGLMGRPARFSSSMQVDVQMIDAALSRAGVAPSLRDALESIDGPIIHAETARAELRAGWSKALSGATHQDLSSFLQTPFGMGLVKRLSNGDTDAATRLCSQADIVLKLLPAKGMTRAQLAAKSLGDAHALDTGQAVATLVLAIWRKVNLDRDICDDAPALESARVRDNGEERIRDIWAKAGILVNELARPALFLNLQISSGRLLPLPSGEPTYASLRFLLRSDPLWMAKGQDIYVCENPNVLAIAADELGVNCAPMVCTEGMPAAAQRTILQQLVIAGARLHYHGDFDWPGLRIANHVIREFGAVPWRFEAKEYEAAVARAPRPGFALAGLEVHALWDDALTASMRTHGLAIAEESLTDDLLQDLAR; translated from the coding sequence ATGATTGACGGGGACGGCCGTCTCCAGCGTCTGCTCGGCGGCGATGCGCTGGCTCCACTTAGAAAGCGTCTTCGACAGCGCTTCGAGCGAGGCCCCGTGGATGGAAAGATACAGGGGCTTCGGCTTTCGAATCTCAGCAGCGCCGAGCATGCGGCACTTGCCGGGCTGATGGGTCGACCGGCTCGTTTCTCAAGTTCCATGCAGGTCGATGTGCAAATGATCGACGCCGCCCTGAGCCGAGCAGGTGTCGCACCATCACTACGCGACGCGCTGGAATCAATAGACGGTCCGATCATTCACGCAGAGACGGCTCGGGCCGAGTTGAGAGCAGGATGGTCGAAGGCGCTGTCTGGCGCAACCCATCAGGATCTTTCGAGCTTTCTCCAAACGCCCTTCGGGATGGGCCTGGTGAAGCGGCTCTCGAACGGTGACACAGACGCCGCCACCCGACTTTGCTCGCAGGCAGATATTGTGCTCAAGCTTCTACCAGCCAAGGGTATGACCCGGGCACAGCTGGCGGCGAAAAGCCTTGGCGACGCGCACGCGCTCGACACGGGACAAGCCGTAGCGACGTTGGTACTCGCGATTTGGCGCAAGGTGAATCTTGACCGGGACATTTGCGACGACGCGCCAGCGCTTGAGAGCGCCAGGGTTCGCGACAATGGCGAGGAGCGGATTCGTGACATTTGGGCCAAGGCCGGAATTCTGGTCAATGAACTCGCACGGCCTGCCCTGTTTTTGAACCTCCAGATCAGCAGCGGCCGCTTGTTGCCGCTGCCGTCAGGCGAGCCAACTTACGCCTCACTGCGCTTTTTGTTGCGGTCCGATCCCCTCTGGATGGCCAAAGGACAAGACATCTACGTTTGTGAAAACCCGAATGTTCTCGCGATCGCAGCCGACGAACTTGGCGTGAACTGTGCGCCCATGGTGTGCACTGAGGGAATGCCTGCCGCCGCCCAACGCACTATATTGCAGCAACTCGTAATCGCGGGCGCCCGCCTGCACTATCATGGAGATTTTGATTGGCCGGGCTTGCGCATCGCCAATCACGTCATCCGTGAGTTTGGGGCCGTACCCTGGCGGTTCGAGGCCAAGGAATATGAGGCGGCAGTGGCACGAGCGCCGCGTCCCGGCTTTGCATTAGC